The Tripterygium wilfordii isolate XIE 37 chromosome 21, ASM1340144v1, whole genome shotgun sequence genome segment caacctgaggtaaatcctaaacagcatgaagatgctaatgctattactgtcttgcgaagtgggaaaaaggtGGACAACAAGATTGAATATAAAGGGCTTGATGGTGAGAGTCATGATGAACCTACAGTGGTGGTACCGAGTGCTCCCACCacacctcatgttgagaaggaaaagccagAAGAAGAGGTTGTTCCaacagtgccttttccatctcgtcttacACCGGCTAAGAAAAACAAGTATAATCGGgacatttttgaagttttgaagaaagtagagattaatattccacttattgaggcaattaagtctattcccgcatatgcaaaatttttgaaggagttgtgcactaacaaaagaaagattggtgatcatgaagaagtatttctctccgaagagacaagtgctattttacaaaagaagctcccacccaaattaaaagatccgggtagctttaccattccttgtattattggagagaaagaaattgaaaaagccttgatggatcttggtgcgagtgtgaatatcatgccttattctgtttacactacattgaagatcggtgagttgaaaccaacatcagtcactctccaattagcggatcgctccttagtgcatccttttgggctagttgaagatgttctagtgaaggtgggagagtttgttattccggtggattttctagtgcttgatatggagggtgaacctaatccgggaaaagatgtaccaatcattctaggccgcggttttatggcaaccaccaacaccatcattgatgtCAAGATGGGAGTTCTCACTATGACAATTTTTGATAAAACTATTCAGTTTCGGCTCTTTGAGGCCATGAGACATTCTAATGATTCAAAGACTTGTTTTTGGGTGGATGTGGTGGATAGAAGAGTCGACATGGAGTTGCATAGAAATGATAAAACCATTGCTTTGGAAGCTTTTCTAGTGGGAGATATTGAGAGGACTCTGGACAATGATACTCAAGAAGTTGTAAACATGTTTGAGGCTTCTCCTAGTTATCAACACAAGTGGCGTCCgacctttgaaaatttgagggaCTCTCCAAATCTTGAGAAGCTAGTACCATCTATAGTGAGTCCGCCAGAGCTAGAGTTGAAGCCTTTGCCCGCACACTTGCGATATGCATTCTTAGGTAACTCTAAAACTCTTcctgttattatttcttctaatctttctctcttggaagaagagaaattgctcCGTGTTCTCAGGGAATACAAGAGTGCAATTGGGTGGACCATTGCGGATATTCGTGGCATTAGCCCCTCTGTGTGCATGCATCGCATTTTGATGGAGGACGGAACTAAAGCCACTAGAGAGGGACAAAGAAGATTAAATCCAATCATGAAAGAAGTTGTCCGGAGTGAGATTTTGAAGCTCTTGGATGTTGGCGTTatttatcctatttctgattCCAAATGGGTGAGTCCAGTCCATCTTGTGCCGAAGAAATCTGGGATTACTGTCGAAGCCAATGAGAACAATGTGCTTATTCCTACTCGGAAGGTCACGGGATGGcgagtttgtattgattatcggaaaCTGAATTTAGCTACCCGAAAAGATCACTTCCCATTACCTTTTGttgatcagatgcttgagagactgGCAGCGCATGAGTATTATTGCTtcctggatggttattctggttataaccaaattgccattgctcccgaagatcaagacaagactactttcacttgtccaTTTGGAACATTTGCTTACCGTCGGATGCCTTTCGGCTTATGCAATGCTCCTGCAACATTTCAGCGTTGCATGATAAGCatcttctctgacatggtggagcgttttattgagatatttatggatgatttttctgtctttGGGTCAAGTTTTGACAATTGCCTTCAGAATCTGTCTATTGTGTTGAGgagatgtgaagaaaccaatttggtgctaaattgggaaaaatgccaCTTTATGGTGCAACGAGGAAATGTGTTGGGGCATATTATCTCCAAAAATGGGATTGAAGTTGATCCGGCAAAGATTGAGCTTATATCGAAGCTTCCTCCTCCGATCAATGTGAAAGGAATTCGTTCTTTTCTGGGACATGCAGGGTTCTATAGGAGGTTCAttcaagatttttctaaaattgctaggcctttatgcaaccttttgaccaaagatgcagtttttctattcgatgaagcttgtatgagggcattcgatttgttgaaagagaaacttactaccgctccaattatgatgcctccggatttttctttgccatttgaaattatgtgcgatgcttctgactttgccattggagcagtgctttgtcaacgagttgacaagaagtctcatgttatatattattcaagccaaacactcaatgatgctcaagtcaattataccaccaccgagaaagagttgttggccattgtttttgccttggacaagtttcgtcaaTATTTAGCATGCTCTAAAGTGATTGTCTACTCTGACCATGCAGCATTGCGGTATTTATTGTCAAAGAAAAACTCCAAGCCACGGCTCATTCGTTGGGTACTGCTTCtccaagagtttgatttggagattcgggATAAAAAGGGGTGTGAGAATGTAGTTGCTGATCATCTCTCTCGGCTCGCTATCAAGGAAAACGGTGAAAGAGATATGGATTTTAATGAGACCTTTCCAGATGAGCATTTATTTGAGGTCGAGGAGGTTCCTTGGTATGCAGATATCGTTAATTATCTGGTAAGCCGAAAGTTACCTCCGGGCATGACCACACATGAGAAAAACAAGTTTCTATCC includes the following:
- the LOC119987911 gene encoding uncharacterized protein LOC119987911; the encoded protein is MDKTPYEFWKGRAPSYKFLKVWGCLAKVAITDPKKIKIGSKTVDYVNASFFENVFPHESTHEMSTLKRTHKAVTQNEEEGTSHQNEAIDSEIESIIQNHTWELVDLPPGSKPLGSNGKKVDNKIEYKGLDGESHDEPTVVVPSAPTTPHVEKEKPEEEVVPTVPFPSRLTPAKKNKYNRDIFEVLKKFRLFEAMRHSNDSKTCFWVDVVDRRVDMELHRNDKTIALEAFLVGDIERTLDNDTQEVVNMFEASPSYQHKWRPTFENLRDSPNLEKLVPSIVSPPELELKPLPAHLRYAFLGNSKTLPVIISSNLSLLEEEKLLRVLREYKSAIGWTIADIRGISPSVCMHRILMEDGTKATREGQRRLNPIMKEVVRSEILKLLDVGVIYPISDSKWVSPVHLVPKKSGITVEANENNVLIPTRKVTGWRVCIDYRKLNLATRKDHFPLPFVDQMLERLAAHEYYCFLDGYSGYNQIAIAPEDQDKTTFTCPFGTFAYRRMPFGLCNAPATFQRCMISIFSDMVERFIEIFMDDFSVFGSSFDNCLQNLSIVLRRCEETNLVLNWEKCHFMVQRGNVLGHIISKNGIEVDPAKIELISKLPPPINVKGIRSFLGHAGFYRRFIQDFSKIARPLCNLLTKDAVFLFDEACMRAFDLLKEKLTTAPIMMPPDFSLPFEIMCDASDFAIGAVLCQRVDKKSHVIYYSSQTLNDAQVNYTTTEKELLAIVFALDKFRQYLACSKVIVYSDHAALRYLLSKKNSKPRLIRWVLLLQEFDLEIRDKKGCENVVADHLSRLAIKENGERDMDFNETFPDEHLFEVEEVPWYADIVNYLVSRKLPPGMTTHEKNKFLIELFDVWGIDFMGPFPNSHGNLYILVAVDYVSKWVEALPCKTNDHGVVLHFLKNMIFARFGTPRAIISDGGSHFCNKYFEKLMKKCGVTHKVSTPYHPQTSGQVEISNREIKHIFEKTVSSSRKDWSIKLNDALWAYRTAFKTPIGMSPYRLVFGKPCHLPVELQHRAYWAIKVLNFDLQEAGNMRKLQLNELDELRNDSYENAKIYKEKTKLFHDKHISRKVFEPGQKVLLYNARLRFFPGKLRSRWSGPYEVIKVLPYGSVFIKDPRTSFEQQVNGHRLKPYFETSFDMEKYKLRLEDPPSL